From the genome of Naumovozyma castellii chromosome 7, complete genome:
TTGTGTTTCCAAGATTAGGAGTGTTTATACTAGTGGATTGTTCCATTGAGAAGGGACTTAAAGTGGAACTTCTTCTATCTGCGTTCAATAATTCCGGTGAAACTTTTTGTTCCATGTGCCCATTATGAGGATGCTTTAACATGTCCATTAGTTCTTCACTGCCCTTGGCGTCTGTGTTTGACTCTGGTGATTGTTTCTTTAGCATGTTTAATAGCACGGTTGATGAATTTTGAGTGTGTTCCTCATTTGCCACAGGGGGTGATGTGCTTGGCTTTTTCAACATGTTGAGTAATATATTAGAATCCTTGGCATTATCGTTTTGTTCTTCAGTTggttttttcaaaatatttaaaagaaCAGATGATGGTGCTTCCGGTTCCTTGGGGGTCTTTAACATGTTTAGTAAAGTTTTAGAATCCGTGTTAGTTGTTGGTTCTTCAGCAATGGTGggttcattattatctaaTTTAATATCACTTATATTTTCACCACgtttcaagattttaaattttggtttctttACATTTTCCTTCATCATGGAACTATTCATTGATTTAACACTTTCGTCTTTATTATCCATATGAGGAATATCACCATCATGGAATGCATTTTCTATAATTACATCATTGGATGAGATTTCCAATGGAggattttcttctttaccaatttcctttaatttttgttcttcaatttcttgtgATTCTGAATCAGAATTGGAAAGGGAAGAAGAGTAATCTTCTTGATCATTTGTAGTGttatttcttaatgatttgatatccttttgtttctttaatgaaacGTGTTCAATCTTGACGTTATTAGTCATGTAATGTAAATTATCAAGATGTGGAGGTTTAAAATTGGTATTTTCATTATGATTATCAATGACATCGTGAGCATCTTGAAATCcctcatcatcgtcatcacCACCATCCTCGGAACTACTTTCGAATACTTCATATGATTCTTCGTCGTTGTCGTTTTCGTCTTCCTCATTGCTGTTAATTGTTGTATATTGGTGACTTGGTTTCTTTAAGACGTCTAGTAGAGATGGCTCATTCTGTTTGGCATTGGAAggtttctttaaaatatcTAATAATTGTGAActatttgattttttcctttcctGTTGGTTTGAATGTAATATATCTAATAATTGCTTAccactattattattattattattcatgtTTAATTCATGATTATTTATCAAAGTTGGTTTCGACAAGGCACCAATATTTGGAGTGGCAGATGGTAGATGTGGATGAGGTGGTATTAATGGTTGAGGGAGGGGAATATTTGGTTGTGGTATCATGAATTGATTATTGCCGTTGACGAATGGGAAGGGAGCGAATGGTTGGAAAGCCATGTTATTAAATACAGGAGGGTATAATAATGCGTTTGGATGAATTGGTAATGGTGTTTGTGTTTGaggtgttgttgttgttgtcaTTGGTGCGTTATTATTTACTGTTGATGATGCAGACAaaggttgttgttgctgttgttgagTGGCTTCATCCATATGCACAGCAGAATGTAacatatttaataattctctTCCTGGATCCACTTGTTCACCCTTAGTGATacccaataataatttcaattgttccTCGGCGtattgtttcaattgatcaTCATTCTTAATTTGCTTTTGATGTTTAATCCACATGGATAGTGGTCTCATCATGGaattaatcaaataatatttaacaTTTGACTTGTACATTGTCTTTgacatttttttaaaatctctccattcaattttttcaatttcatttctcACTTGTGgtttaaattgaaattcctCTGAAACACCACTGACCAAGAAAATCTTATAATTCTTTCcttgaatatttctttcaatgaattgattCTCATCGATATAATCCGTCAAATCGAACCCAATTTCCTCCTTCACTTCTCTAATACAGCACATaacatcatcttcatccttcGAGATCTTCCCTCGGGGGAAAGACCAGGAATCGGATTCTGTTCCTTGCACCAGCAATAtcttattcaatttatcattaaatatGGCCGCCCCCCTCACGGGGATGGATTTCttgtatttggaaaatttctgCATGGCTTCATCCGCCTTGATATCCCATTTCCAAATCAGGGGACACAGTTTGATTATCCTAGTGGCgaatgatttgattttcaaattgggtAGTGTCGGGTTCATTAACTTGATGAAATCCGTGTAGAACCATGATGCTTCTTCAAAATGGAACAGTTCTCTTTCCACGGAGGAAAGGTCCTCTGGTGGacaattgatgatgaaacgTACGAGGAGGTCTTCCAGGACCCTGTCGACAGAAGTGACGTTTTCCAGAGCGGGTCGAAGAGAGAGCGACATATGGCAGGCGTGTTTggttgtttgtttgtttgtgCTGTATGTTTGTCCTGTCTGTATACGGGTGAGAACAACAAGAGAGGTTTGTTATATGAGTGCGATTTCTTTGCTCAGTGACAAGCGGGCCGTGCTGGGTGATGTCCCTTTGGACGGGATGTTGAGGCGAGAGCTGAAAGTAAACAATTAGCCGCCGAGAAACCGGAAAGCCCAATTCCCACCCGCGGAAGAACTACAGTAGAAGCGCGGCGCTACCAATTGTGAAATATGTGCTTCGTGAGAATGATCTTTTGGAGCTGATTATATTCGGAATTGATAACTAAGAATCTATCTTCTCCTGAGGTAAGTAAATAATAACTAATATAAACTAATATCCAATAATGggaataaaataaaatacgTAAATTTAGTTCTGATTTTCTCTTCCTTTTATACTTTTACTTTTCCTCTGTCACACCCTATCTCTTTAACTCACTGCTACTAAACTTcctttctttccttctaCGGTTATCTAACAGATTAACACTTTTCTCTCACAACTGTTCGTTTTAAGTTCCAGATTTTTATCATGTTTTCTTACTAGTATAGTATTTCACATTTCTTCGTTTCTTTTCCCAAATAATTGAACTTGTTAATAATCTAGATTTAACACACCGTTCCAGAGGTCATGACCCTCGGTGATAACAGGACATTCTAAGACTCTGTACCGCTTGATTAGGGAACACTAATCGAAACACAAAAGAAAACCCGTACAGCTTGGCTGCCGAAATACATGGCCAGCCGGAACATAGAGATGCCTGTTCGTCAACGTTAGTTGGTAAACATAATATAGTAAATCATCAATGTTAGTTGGTAAACATAATAAAATCAAACATCAACATTCGTTGGTAATcataaataattcaaataaatcgGATATCTTACACTTTCCCCCGTTTTGTAGAAGCTGGTCCCCAGCTTAAGAGGACGAGATAATAATCTGCTGGTTGCGTGCGTCGTAAAAAACGGTTGAGTAAGTGACGGTAGTCTGAGTTAAAAATGGTAGCGATGGGCAAAATACTGGTGTCCCAGATTTCGGCAGTAGACCAGCGGACTTCACAGGTGCGGTTTGCAAAGGTACGAACAACAGACTCGATGAGATGTAACTTGTGTTGGTAAGATTCAGGAGGCACATTAGGGGCATTGGCTCTTTCGTAGAACAACTTGAGACGTCGAACGTGGAATGTGTTGGTTCGGCGATTGTTGGTACGGCAATTGAGACGGTAGGTTTGGGGTCCTACTTGTTCGGTGACCCTGAAAGGGCCATACCAGAGGTGATGGAACTTCGTGTACGCCTGATTGTTGTACGCATCTTTGTGTATGAGAACTCGATCTCCTACCTTAATATCAACAGGGCGATGGTGCTTGTTAAAGTCGATAGATTGACGATCTTGGGCATCTGCCATGTTAGTTTGGATGGATATCATGATGTTCTGTAACGCTTGTAGGTGGTAATCAAGGTCCGATTGAAGTGTGCCGTCTGTGTGTTCCTCttcgttgttgttgtggtgtTGGAGGATTCTGTTTGTAAAGCCTGCTAACCGTGGGTGGAAGCTGTAGTTAGGGAAAAAAAGGGGGTGGTCTTAATGCTACCTTGGTACGTGTTATTGTACGCAAATGCAGCCACTGCACAGTACATTGGCCAGTCATCGGCGTGTTCGTTGGTGTAGCtagaaataatttttcGCATGGTGTCGTTGGTCCTCTCCGTTTGGCCATTGGACGCTGGGTTGTATGAGGTGGTGAATTTGAGTTGGATTCGGAGCCTTTGCCTGAGACGGTCAGAAACGATTTCCTCTGGGATGCCATGGTTACAAATGATATGGTTGATGAGTAGATCTGCACATTCGCTTGCATCCAAAgttttctttgttggtaTGAATTTTGCCATTTTAGTGAGTCGGTCCGTTACCACGAATACCGAATCATAGTGGTGTACTTTCTTCATTCCGCTCACAAAATCAATGCCAATGGATGACCAAGGGTGGAAAGGAACTGAGAGAGGTTGAAAGACGCCTGGAGGTAATAACCTGGAGTGTTTATTATGTTGGCATTGAGTGCATGTCTTAGCGTATTCCGCTACGATGCTGACCATATTGGGCCAGTAGTAATCGTGTAGGAAAAGAACCGGGGTGACCAGCTAATAAAGAATcgtgatgaagatgaagtaGGGTTTGTCGAATGGTACCTGTTGGAATAACTAACCGAGAGTCAAATGGGATCTTAGCAGAATAGTATAGTAGACCGTCTTTTAACGTATAGTGTTTAATAATGGTAGCCAGCTTTTGAGGTGGTGAAGTTTTCTTTTGTAGATGTGAATAGATGAGTGCCATTTGAGGATCTTTGGTGTATTCCTTTCGTAGTATAGTCATGTGTTGTGGGTCTAGCGCTATTTTGGATATGTTACGTTAAGTCTTGATAATTTAATGTgtattatttcaaaattatattcTGCAATATCGTCCCACCATCTTGCCAATCTTAATTTAAAGCTTTTCTCTGTAAAAAGCATACTTCAGTGACTGGTGGTCTGTGTaaagtttgaatttcttaCCCAACAAGTAGTGTTTCCATTTCTCTAAGCAGCAAACAATAGCATAGAATTCCTTTTCTCTAATGGACCAATTCAATTCGTGTCCGTGTAAAGCTTTACTTATGTAGGCCACAACTCCAAATAATTTACCGTCCTTCATTAATTCCAATGTTCCACCAACGGCTGTATCACTAGCGTCAGTAGTAACTATCACTTCTAATGTGTTGTTAAAAGGTTTCAATACTGGCGCTTCTAGTAGCGCTTGTTTTAAGATAGAAAACGAAAACGCTGTGTCTTGGGGTTTGTCCCATTTTATCTTCTTAGTCTTGTCATTAGCGAAGTCCCGTAGTGGTTTCGCCATACTagaaaaatctttaatgaaTCTCTGACATTCTTTATTACCTTTGTTTTAGGAAAAACGAACATTTAGATTCTACTAGCAAGCACGTGTTCGCCTCCGTTGTTCCATCGCTTGTTTCCGGTTTCTCGGACAGTCTCCGCTCGTCCGGCCGCATCCGAAGCCGTCACTGGCAAGGTATATAAACCCTGTATGCTGGCGTGCTCATCTCTACCCATCCAACCCCCAATCCCCAAAcacaaccacaaccacAATGGTCAAAGTATCCCTGGACAACGTGCAACTGCTAGTCGACATCGACAAACAACCTGCTTTCCCACCTTCGCAAACAACCGTCGCTACCATCCTCTCCAAAGAGGCACTCGAATTCATCGTTCTCTTGCATCGCACTTTCAATGAAAGACGCAAGGCCTTGCTAGCCAACAGACAACAAGTACAGGCAAGATTGGATTCCGGCAACTACCAACTGGATTTCCTTCCTGAAACGGCAAACATTAGAAGCGATCCCGTGTGGCAGGGCCCCACTTTGGCTCCCGGCTTGATCAATAGAGGTTGTGAGATTACAGGCCCACCTTTAAGAAACATGTTGATCAACGCACTAAACTCAGATGTCAATACTTATATGACCGATTTTGAAGACTCCATGTCCCCCACTTGGAATAACGTCATTTACGGTCAGGTTAACTTGTTCGATGCCGTGAGAGATCAAATTAATTTCAAGACGCCAAGAAAGGAAtataaattgaatgataaaTTCGAAAATTTACCAACTGTCATTGTGAGACCTCGTGGATGGCATCTACTGGAAAAGCATTTGATTGTGGATAATGAACCCATCTCTGCATCCATCTTCGATTTCGGTCTGTTCTTTTACAATAACGCTAACAAATTAGTTTCTCTGGGAAAAGGTCCTTACTTTTACTTGCCCAAGATGGAACATCATTTGGAAGCCAAATTATGGAATGATATCTTTAACGTCGCACAGGATTACATCGGAATGACACGTGGTACCATTAGAGCCACAGTCCTTATTGAAACTTTACCCGCTGCTTTCCAAATGGAGGAAATCATTTATCAATTGAGACAGCATTCAAGTGGGTTGAATTGTGGTCGTTGGGATTACATATTCTCTACAATTAAaagattaagaaatttaccACAACATGTATTACCAAATAGAGATCAAGTGACAATGACCTCCCCCTTCATGAACGCATACGTGAAACGTTTAATTAACACGTGTCATCGTCGTGGTGTCCATGCAATGGGTGGTATGGCCGCTCAAATCCCCATCAAGGATGACCCAAAGGCTAATGAAACAGCAATGAATAAAGTGAGAACTGACAAGATTAGAGAATTGACTAATGGTCATGATGGCTCTTGGATCGCACACCCTGCATTGGCTGCCATTTGTAATGAAgttttcatcaatatgGGGACAgcaaatcaaattcattacGTACCAGATTGTAACATCACTGCTGGAAATTTGGTAGAGACAAATATCGTCGGGGGACAAGTCACCATCGAGGGTATCAAACAAAATTTGGACATTGGGTTGCAATACATGGAAGCCTGGTTGAGAGGTTCAGGTTGTGTCCCCATTAATAACTTGATGGAAGATGCTGCTACTGCTGAAGTGTCTCGTTGTCAATTGTATCAATGGGTTCATCATGGTGTGGTTCTCAGTGACACGGGTGAAAAAGTAACTCCACAATTAACTGAACAGTTGTTGAATGAACAAGTGGCAAAATTATCCAAGGCAAGTCCATTGGggaacaagaacaaatacGCTACTGCTGCTAAATACTTCTTGCCCGAAATCAAAGGTGAAAAGTGTAGTGAATTCTTAACCACTTTATTGTACGATGAAATCGTAACCAAAAAATCCCGTCCAACAGACTTGAGCAAGTTGTGATACCCCCCCTGCCctatctttctttcttctttatatCATATCATATCATATCatatattctttctctAAAATAACTCTTCATATAa
Proteins encoded in this window:
- the DCP2 gene encoding decapping enzyme complex catalytic subunit (ancestral locus Anc_2.155), which translates into the protein MSLSLRPALENVTSVDRVLEDLLVRFIINCPPEDLSSVERELFHFEEASWFYTDFIKLMNPTLPNLKIKSFATRIIKLCPLIWKWDIKADEAMQKFSKYKKSIPVRGAAIFNDKLNKILLVQGTESDSWSFPRGKISKDEDDVMCCIREVKEEIGFDLTDYIDENQFIERNIQGKNYKIFLVSGVSEEFQFKPQVRNEIEKIEWRDFKKMSKTMYKSNVKYYLINSMMRPLSMWIKHQKQIKNDDQLKQYAEEQLKLLLGITKGEQVDPGRELLNMLHSAVHMDEATQQQQQQPLSASSTVNNNAPMTTTTTPQTQTPLPIHPNALLYPPVFNNMAFQPFAPFPFVNGNNQFMIPQPNIPLPQPLIPPHPHLPSATPNIGALSKPTLINNHELNMNNNNNNSGKQLLDILHSNQQERKKSNSSQLLDILKKPSNAKQNEPSLLDVLKKPSHQYTTINSNEEDENDNDEESYEVFESSSEDGGDDDDEGFQDAHDVIDNHNENTNFKPPHLDNLHYMTNNVKIEHVSLKKQKDIKSLRNNTTNDQEDYSSSLSNSDSESQEIEEQKLKEIGKEENPPLEISSNDVIIENAFHDGDIPHMDNKDESVKSMNSSMMKENVKKPKFKILKRGENISDIKLDNNEPTIAEEPTTNTDSKTLLNMLKTPKEPEAPSSVLLNILKKPTEEQNDNAKDSNILLNMLKKPSTSPPVANEEHTQNSSTVLLNMLKKQSPESNTDAKGSEELMDMLKHPHNGHMEQKVSPELLNADRRSSTLSPFSMEQSTSINTPNLGNTMQNTIPENLYDNQNRAQYSTASNELLSMLHKKPSNEQQQANPESGLIDSFPSNSHIQNNFSASNELLNILHKRA
- the MLS1 gene encoding malate synthase MLS1 (ancestral locus Anc_2.156), with the translated sequence MVKVSLDNVQLLVDIDKQPAFPPSQTTVATILSKEALEFIVLLHRTFNERRKALLANRQQVQARLDSGNYQLDFLPETANIRSDPVWQGPTLAPGLINRGCEITGPPLRNMLINALNSDVNTYMTDFEDSMSPTWNNVIYGQVNLFDAVRDQINFKTPRKEYKLNDKFENLPTVIVRPRGWHLLEKHLIVDNEPISASIFDFGLFFYNNANKLVSLGKGPYFYLPKMEHHLEAKLWNDIFNVAQDYIGMTRGTIRATVLIETLPAAFQMEEIIYQLRQHSSGLNCGRWDYIFSTIKRLRNLPQHVLPNRDQVTMTSPFMNAYVKRLINTCHRRGVHAMGGMAAQIPIKDDPKANETAMNKVRTDKIRELTNGHDGSWIAHPALAAICNEVFINMGTANQIHYVPDCNITAGNLVETNIVGGQVTIEGIKQNLDIGLQYMEAWLRGSGCVPINNLMEDAATAEVSRCQLYQWVHHGVVLSDTGEKVTPQLTEQLLNEQVAKLSKASPLGNKNKYATAAKYFLPEIKGEKCSEFLTTLLYDEIVTKKSRPTDLSKL